In Sphingobacterium sp. R2, the genomic stretch ATCACCTTCTAGGAACTTTTTCCTGACCAACTTCGCCCCAATTCCCGCCTTTCATGCGGTCGGCCTCGGCTTTTGCTTTGCCGTTACTCGTATTTTATCCGAAGGAGACCCGAAGCCCACCCGAAGAAAATTCGAGCAACGCTGGGAGAAAGGGGGGAATTGGTTACCTATTGAGCAGGTATTGGTTGAAAAATTAATAGTAGATCCTGTGTCAACCAACAGAGTGGAACCTAAAAGGTCTGTTTTGAGATCTTTTAAGACGATGTGTAGCCCTCTTGCGTTGCATCTCGACACTTTGCTTGCGACAAGTAAAGTAGTCGCTCAGCGGGCTTTAAAATACTTTTTATCTGTTGCAGATTATAAGCGTGCCTATCGCATCATTTTGACATGCTTGTTTTTATGTTTAGTTTCTATGTTTAGTTTATCGGCTCAGACGCCCCGCAAGGACAGCGGGGCCGATGGGCCAATGGTTGTCCCAAATGCCAAATCATTATATATCGGTGATCGTATACCTGATGAATTCTTTGCGCATCAGAGCCATTTTATCGATTGGATCAGTCAGAAAACATTTACGCGCAATCTGGAGGCCGATCGGGATAAGCTGATTATTCTTGATTTTTGGGCTAGCTGGTGTAGACCCTGCCTGGGTTCGCTTATGCATCTGCATGAAATCCTGCCCGATCTGGACACGACAAAAATTACGATTTTACCTGTTAATTACGAACCTATAAATAAATTCCAGCATTTGATGGACCGGTTTAAATGGAACCATCAGACAATCTATGCAGATACTTTTTTGATGCAGTATTTTCCCAAGCGTTCCATTCCACACATGGTATGGATCAAAGACGGGCGGGTAATTGCGAAGCCTTATGCAAAATATGTCACCGTTGAGAATTTAAAAAATGTGTTGGATGGTGGTATGCCCAAAATATATAATGCATTGAATGTAAAATTGCCAGATGCAAGTCGATCTCTCTTTGTTCAAGATAATGCTCCCACAGAAGTTGTTTACACTAAAAAATATTTCAAAATCGGAGCGTATGTTGAAGAATACGCGAGTGAAATAAGTGGTCTTGTGGAGACTAAAGACAGTCTCGTCTTCTATGGCATAAACTTAACAGTTGATTACTTGCTCTATGATATTTTTAAAAATAGGATCTTCCCATTTTACAATATAGATAATGGCGCGATCAAAAATAATCTTAACGATAGTGATAGAAAATATTTCGCATTGGATCCCAAAGAATTGAAAGGATTGTCCGCTTATGCTAAAGATTCGCTATACGAGGCTTGGTCTCAAAGAAACTTGTTCAGTTATGAAATGCGTATCCCAAAATCCTTGGGAAAGGAAAAGGGATTCGCTCTGCTGCAGCACTATTGGGCCGAGTATCTGAAAAAGTCGAAAGGTTGGAATGTGCACATCGGACTGACCCCGCCAATAAACTATCCGGTCATCAGCGCGAGCAAATCCATTTCGGAAACCAAGAGGCTGTTTAGCCGTCCGCTCGAGAAACGTGCCGGTGACGAATACCTACAATATGACCCGTCCAAGGAAAAAGATAATGAACATAAGCTCTCGCTTGTCATAGCTGCGTTGCTGAACAAAACAGATGGATATCAAATCGATGTGGATAATGCTTTTAACCGCATAGGGCTACCAAAGGATTTTCCGTATGCATATGAATTGCCGCGATGGTATTTTAACAAGTCCAAACTAACGCCCCAAGAATTAAAAGCCTTTTTGGATGCCTATGGACTGAAAGTGGAAATAGAGAAAAAGCCCGTTCCTGTTTTAGTTATTAATAAGTAGGGAGGTGCCATGCGATATATTTATATTATTTTATTTCTTGTCGTGGCACCACAGGTTGTGCTGGCACAGACCTATTTTGGTCGTCTGATAGGTCGTCATGGTACAAGTCTACCGGGAGCGACCATAGCAACTTTTCCTGATCAAAGACAGCTCAAAACGGATTCGTCCGGTTATTTCTCTTTCGACAAAAAGAAAAGTGAACAGATCAGGATTACGATGGTGGGCTACGCTCCAATGTCGATAGCGCTAGGAAAGACGCGGGATCTAGGAACGATACAGTTGCGATACGCCGAAAATCAATTGGACGAGGTGATTGTCAATACAGGTTATTACACGCTGAATAAGAATATGCTGACGGGATCTTTTGCGACCGTCGATCAGAAAACGCTCACGCGTAATCCTGCCGGCAATATCCTGGACCGCTTGGAAGGCGTCACCAGTGGTCTGCAGTTTGACCGCAGTCTGAGTGTGGGTGAAAATAAATTCCCCAAAGCACTGCGCGTGCGGGGAATAAGTTCCATTCAATCTTCGACCGAACCTTTGGTAATATTAGATAATTTTCCCTATGAGGGCGATATCAATGCAATCAATCCAAATGATATTGAAAGTGTTACTGTATTGAAAGATGCCGCGGCTGCGGCCATCTGGGGAGCAAAAGCGGGAAATGGGGTAATCGTCCTGACGAGCAAAAAAGGAAGGCTCGGTGCGCCGCTCAGCTTGTCTTTCCAAAATAATTGGCAGCTCACACAAAAGCCTGACCTTTTCTACAGTAGACAGTTTCTACCTGCTAAGGATATGATGGAGGTAGAAGAATACCTGTATGGCAAGGGAAACTATTACAACATGGAATCGCTCTATATACCCGATTATGTCGGATTTTTGTTTAAACGCGATGCTAATGACATCGCAATAGCAGACTTTGGAACGATCAA encodes the following:
- a CDS encoding TlpA family protein disulfide reductase; protein product: MKHCLSAAIARFTQLLRKHVRLKKRFNSEIQNQIKTTVCSSSLRLLFEDRSTLLRTNVDSSSGTLRLLFDCASTPTRSAVEALPKPSRRNAKPVSTMPRRNPKAEPKASRPGGEVSPSRNFFLTNFAPIPAFHAVGLGFCFAVTRILSEGDPKPTRRKFEQRWEKGGNWLPIEQVLVEKLIVDPVSTNRVEPKRSVLRSFKTMCSPLALHLDTLLATSKVVAQRALKYFLSVADYKRAYRIILTCLFLCLVSMFSLSAQTPRKDSGADGPMVVPNAKSLYIGDRIPDEFFAHQSHFIDWISQKTFTRNLEADRDKLIILDFWASWCRPCLGSLMHLHEILPDLDTTKITILPVNYEPINKFQHLMDRFKWNHQTIYADTFLMQYFPKRSIPHMVWIKDGRVIAKPYAKYVTVENLKNVLDGGMPKIYNALNVKLPDASRSLFVQDNAPTEVVYTKKYFKIGAYVEEYASEISGLVETKDSLVFYGINLTVDYLLYDIFKNRIFPFYNIDNGAIKNNLNDSDRKYFALDPKELKGLSAYAKDSLYEAWSQRNLFSYEMRIPKSLGKEKGFALLQHYWAEYLKKSKGWNVHIGLTPPINYPVISASKSISETKRLFSRPLEKRAGDEYLQYDPSKEKDNEHKLSLVIAALLNKTDGYQIDVDNAFNRIGLPKDFPYAYELPRWYFNKSKLTPQELKAFLDAYGLKVEIEKKPVPVLVINK